Proteins encoded together in one Penicillium digitatum chromosome 1, complete sequence window:
- a CDS encoding Golgi reassembly stacking protein, putative yields MFGALNRFISRLDGEPGQQPRNGPSDNAFGFQVLRNKDPELPLEPWFDFIVGINGHTIEDPDPNLFATECRNCAGGSVTLEVWSAKGQRTHTVTHPIPPTNPSLGLALQLAPLSSTHNIWHVIAIPSPLSPAYRAGLLPYSDYIIGTPSGTLRGESALGELVEDHLNRTLVLWVYNSEFDVVREVELVPTRGWGGEGALGAELGYGALHRLPIGLGEEVEGPGEVVFETREDGTAAPAGGPAGVMPGMTGSLLVPANITAPPPLASTQARGTSPLQSRSPAARRTGRPRPTASPNRAFDDYFAEGEEKSREQDYTPSRHGTPLPPPPKVGVEPSHSGSPAPEGSPGIAQED; encoded by the exons ATGTTCGGCGCTTTAAATCGCTTCATCAGCCGGCTAGACGGGGAGCCTGGCCAGCAGCCTCGCAACGGCCCCAGTGACAACGCATTTGGTTTCCAGGTCCTCCGCAACAAAGACCCAGAATTACCACTAGAGCCATGGTTTGACTTTATCGTGGGTATCAATGGTCATACAATT GAAGATCCGGACCCGAACCTCTTTGCGACAGAATGCCGAAATTGCGCTGGGGGAAGCGTGACACTTGAAGTGTGGAGTGCGAAG GGTCAACGAACACACACAGTCACTCATCCCATACCGCCAACGAACCCCTCCCTCGGCCTCGCGCTGCAGCTTGCCCCCCTCTCTTCTACGCACAACATCTGGCATGTCATTGCAATCCCATCCCCACTTAGTCCCGCATACCGAGCTGGATTGCTTCCTTACTCAGATTATATCATTGGAACCCCCAGCGGGACGTTAAGAGGGGAGTCGGCACTCGGGGAGTTGGTTGAAGATCATCTAAATCGCACGCTGGTACTGTGGGTTTACAACAGCGAGTTTGATGTGGTTCGCGAGGTTGAGCTCGTTCCTACCAGAGGCTGGGGTGGTGAAGGCGCCCTCGGTGCAGAGTTGGGATACGGTGCTCTTCACCGACTACCCATTGGACTTGGAGAAGAGGTCGAGGGACCAGGGGAGGTTGTATTCGAGACACGCGAGGATGGCACTGCTGCCCCGGCGGGTGGCCCTGCAGGCGTTATGCCGGGCATGACAGGTAGCTTGCTAGTCCCAGCAAACATCACAGCCCCGCCACCCCTAGCCTCCACTCAAGCAAGAGGTACCTCGCCGTTACAGAGCAGATCGCCCGCCGCCCGTCGTACAGGAAGACCACGGCCGACGGCATCACCTAATAGAGCTTTTGATGATTACTTTGCGGAGGGTGAAGAGAAAAGTCGGGAGCAAGACTATACGCCGTCACGGCATGGAACTCCTCTACCTCCGCCGCCGAAGGTAGGAGTCGAGCCCTCTCACTCGGGGAGCCCTGCGCCGGAGGGATCACCAGGAATTGCGCAGGAAGACTGA
- a CDS encoding Zinc finger, C3HC4 RING-type: protein MDSSDRMLCHACGGVWIKNDDLTCPHCESEFTEIIEIPPELPAEGFPSHHADSPSPPRVNPWIDYNPWERDTQEREGPELFGRNTPPLSSLRTYRSPDGRFSFSSATLDTGTPSSQRNNGPNPMVPMMIQSFDAILQSFMEPNPRGYRGFGEDPFHPQSSTSPDWLEDDHLTGHHPGLSPRNADAPQRHNRNPMDLDEIMDAIRADLGVQTMRSSRGARGPTIPHPLSLLSTFLNMNRSGDAVYSQQELDRVITQLLENTGGTSTAAPPASDAAVHALPKKRVNEEMMGSEGKAVCSICMDNVELGLEVTVLPCAHWFHFDCIHAWLTQHDTCPHCRRSINSTAAGGEGTCENPVVIQDSPEQSRSHRRYSSTRTARSGRSSLSSLHGRLSPQFPPRRSPTPEGGQSSNRRSSRGEGSSGGGFTNWFTTRFGSSTREDST, encoded by the exons ATGGACAGCAGCGACCGCATGTTATGTCATGCCTGTGGCGGGGTTTGGATTAAGAATGATGATTTGACGTGCCCGCACTGTGAATCCGAGTTCACAGAAATA ATTGAGATTCCTCCAGAACTACCTGCCGAGGGCTTCCCCTCACACCATGCTGACTCCCCGTCGCCTCCACGCGTCAACCCATGGATAGATTACAATCCATGGGAACGAGACACACAAGAACGGGAAGGCCCTGAGCTTTTCGGAAGGAACACTCCTCCACTTTCCTCCTTGCGCACATATAGATCACCCGATGGCCGTTTCTCCTTCAGCAGCGCAACGCTGGATACTGGAACTCCTTCGAGTCAGCGGAATAATGGCCCGAACCCTATGGTTCCGATGATGATACAAAGCTTCGATGCAATTTTACAAAGTTTTATGGAGCCAAACCCTCGTGGATATAGGGGATTTGGGGAGGATCCCTTCCATCCTCAATCCTCTACCTCTCCCGACTGGCTTGAAGACGATCACCTCACAGGCCATCACCCAGGCCTATCTCCCCGCAATGCAGATGCGCCGCAACGGCATAACCGCAACCCGATGGACTTGGATGA AATCATGGACGCCATTCGCGCTGACCTTGGAGTACAAACTATGCGAAGCTCACGTGGAGCTCGTGGCCCGACAATCCCACATCCACTTTCATTATTGTCCACGTTTCTCAACATGAATCGAAGCGGGGATGCAGTATATTCGCAACAAGAGCTCGACCGAGTCATCACACAACTGCTTGAGAATACTGGGGGGACCAGTACTGCGGCACCGCCAGCATCGGATGCTGCTGTCCACGCTTTGCCAAAGAAAAGGGTAAATGAAGAGATGATGGGATCGGAAGGGAAAGCCGTGTGTTCCATTTGCATGGATAATGTTGAACTCGGTTTGGAAGTCACGGTGTTACCATGCGCACACTGGtttcatttcgactgcatCCATGCATGGCTGACCCAACATGATACTTGTCCACATTGCCGACGTAGCATAAATTCAACCGCCGC AGGCGGAGAAGGCACCTGTGAGAATCCGGTAGTGATTCAGGATAGTCCTGAGCAATCGAGATCCCACAGGCGTTATAGTTCTACTCGCACCGCACGCAGTGGCAGATCTTCGTTGTCTTCATTGCACGGTCGCCTGTCCCCACAATTTCCACCCCGCCGGTCCCCTACGCCGGAGGGTGGGCAATCCAGCAACCGACGGTCCAGCCGGGGCGAAGGTAGCAGTGGAGGGGGATTCACCAATTGGTTTACAACTCGATTTGGAAGCAGTACACGAGAAGACTCGACATAG
- a CDS encoding Mitochondrial protein, putative: MSFRPMLQQRAVAPIAATLLAGGIALFPKKTAFAEEPRDIRKPIYDDFSADIPEPSNPSQLAAPVTPKLISAPAAQQAPSSPTPTDILTAQVRQARLFLYSHSLAAEQGFNNFLSRALNIENCFTNTVASLAPSAESGERLLPGGVYVVVTAMAGSIVSRNRGIFLRTASPLAFGTIAAYTLLPVTMRNVGDLVWEYEKKVPAVAEKHLAFRERAEHIWYTGIAHSGMARQMMEEKIGDTRKKLEELVSKGH, encoded by the exons ATGTCATTCCGGCCGATGTTGCAACAG CGGGCTGTGGCTCCAATCGCAGCCACTCTTCTCGCGGGAGGTATTGCTCTGTTCCCCAAGAAGACCGCTTTCGCAGAAGAGCCCCGAGACATT CGGAAACCTATCTACGATGACTTCTCAGCCGATATTCCTGAACCCTCCAACCCCTCTCAGCTTGCTGCACCTGTCACCCCCAAGCTGATATCCGCGCCGGCTGCGCAACAAGCTCCCTCTTCGCCCACCCCGACAGACATTTTGACCGCTCAGGTCCGACAAGCTCGCCTCTTCCTCTACTCACACTCCCTTGCCGCAGAGCAGGGCTTCAACAACTTCCTGTCCCGGGCCCTCAACATCGAAAACTGCTTCACCAACACCGTTGCCTCGCTCGCACCTTCTGCCGAGTCCGGCGAGCGTCTTTTGCCCGGCGGTGTCTATGTCGTCGTGACCGCTATGGCCGGCTCGATTGTCTCGCGTAACCGTGGCATCTTCCTCCGCACTGCATCTCCACTCGCTTTCGGTACCATTGCCGCCTATACTCTCCTGCCCGTGACGATGCGGAATGTCGGAGACTTGGTTTGGGAGTACGAGAAGAAGGTCCCTGCCGTTGCAGAGAAGCACTTGGCTTTCCGTGAGCGTGCAGAGCACATCTGGTACACCGGCATTGCGCACAGTGGAATGGCGCGCCAGATGATGGAGGAGAAGATCGGTGACACCCGGAAGAAGTTGGAAGAGCTGGTGAGCAAGGGCCACTAA
- a CDS encoding Metallopeptidase Mip1, with product MLRPLRRTWTCRKCIHLRLQSRAFESAASSPSTSFEYIPADNSAPRKKIDDHTLRRVFDSQPFWNEFSQQSTTTIPRRAGLVQNQYLTSPEGFRTFANVSLQRCQAIVAKVLAASTVEEYRALARDLDQLSDLLCRVIDLSDFIRTIHPDPRIQEAATQAWALMFEYMNVLNTTTGLHEQLNKALNNPDVTSYWTEAERIVAQILNKDFSNSAIHMPPNVRQRFVNLSNDVSQLGSDFMNGAEPAKSQIVFGANSLQGLDPIVISKIKRWNKKAPVPTMGIVPRLALRSVHDEEVRKDIYLATRTSSKRQIQRLEELLSKRAELAQLTGYQSFAHMTLGDKMAKTPEAVSNFLTSLVSSNQGPVREELSKLQELKGGSSLRPWDHAYYVHKRVLEYSQARRSRHMGVVNDFFSLGTVMQGLSRLFDRLYGVRLVPHEASPGETWHPDVRRLDVVDESENHIAVVYCDLFTRPSKHPNPAHFTLRCSREISAEEIAECASMNQSAHPNDGMATGVDPQTNTLRQLPTIALVCDFQEPQVNGTGQPTLLSEQSVRTLFHEMGHAVHSILGQTPLQSISGTRCATDFAELPSVLMESFATAPEVLRLYARHWKTDEPLSESMMQSMELDRTAHGSIYGAVENEAQILMALVDQAYHSISAEVSSAGIDSTAIYHRVFSEYSSLPDPNNVKPRTSWQGFFGHLYGYGATYYSYIFDRAIANKLWQDVFQSGQAATDRAAGERYKREVLRWGGGRNGWQCVAGVLGSSNPSNTNGRLAEGGDEAMREVGRWGLGREGVSG from the coding sequence ATGCTTCGCCCTCTGCGACGAACATGGACATGTCGGAAATGCATACATCTGCGGCTCCAATCCCGAGCCTTCGAGAGCGCCGCATCTTCTCCGTCAACGTCGTTTGAGTACATTCCAGCCGATAACAGTGCACCAAGAAAGAAGATCGATGACCATACTCTACGCCGCGTTTTTGATTCCCAACCGTTTTGGAATGAGTTCTCCCAGCAGAGCACCACCACAATTCCACGGCGAGCTGGGTTGGTCCAAAACCAATACTTGACAAGCCCCGAGGGCTTTAGGACATTCGCGAATGTCTCGCTACAGAGATGCCAAGCTATCGTAGCCAAGGTGCTTGCAGCCTCGACAGTTGAGGAATATAGGGCCCTAGCACGAGACTTGGACCAGCTGAGCGATCTCCTGTGTCGCGTCATCGATCTGTCCGACTTCATTCGAACCATTCACCCCGACCCACGGATACAAGAAGCAGCCACGCAGGCGTGGGCTCTTATGTTTGAATATATGAACGTTTTGAACACAACTACAGGGCTTCATGAACAGCTTAACAAGGCCTTGAACAACCCCGACGTGACATCATACTGGACCGAGGCAGAACGGATCGTGGCACAGATCCTCAATAAGGATTTTTCGAACTCTGCAATTCATATGCCACCCAATGTGAGGCAGCGTTTTGTAAACCTCTCGAATGATGTGAGCCAGTTGGGTTCCGATTTCATGAACGGCGCGGAGCCTGCAAAGTCCCAGATTGTTTTTGGTGCCAACAGCCTACAAGGATTGGATCCTATTGTTAtctccaaaatcaagcgatGGAACAAGAAAGCTCCAGTTCCGACTATGGGGATTGTCCCTCGGCTTGCTCTGCGCTCGGTGCATGATGAGGAAGTTCGCAAAGACATCTATCTCGCTACTCGAACTTCCAGCAAGCGCCAAATTCAAAGACTGGAGGAACTTCTATCGAAGAGGGCAGAGTTGGCACAACTCACTGGCTACCAGAGCTTTGCGCATATGACTCTGGGCGACAAAATGGCCAAAACACCCGAGGCAGTATCAAACTTTTTGACTTCGCTTGTGTCAAGCAATCAGGGTCCAGTCCGGGAAGAACTTTCCAAACTGCAGGAATTGAAAGGTGGCTCCTCCCTGCGCCCTTGGGATCATGCATACTACGTTCATAAGCGCGTCCTAGAGTATTCCCAGGCTCGTCGCTCTCGTCACATGGGTGTTGTCAatgatttcttttctttgggAACAGTGATGCAAGGCCTCTCTCGACTCTTTGACCGTTTGTATGGTGTGCGTCTAGTCCCACATGAAGCATCTCCTGGCGAGACTTGGCATCCAGACGTTCGTCGATTGGACGTGGTGGATGAATCGGAGAATCACATTGCAGTCGTCTACTGTGACCTGTTTACACGGCCGAGCAAACACCCAAATCCGGCTCACTTTACTTTGCGCTGCTCACGCGAAATCTCTGCAGAGGAGATCGCCGAGTGTGCCTCCATGAACCAATCCGCCCACCCGAACGATGGCATGGCCACTGGTGTAGATCCACAAACTAACACACTGCGCCAACTCCCAACCATTGCCCTCGTGTGTGATTTCCAGGAACCTCAGGTCAATGGCACCGGCCAGCCAACTCTCTTGAGTGAGCAGAGTGTTCGCACCTTGTTCCACGAGATGGGCCACGCCGTCCACTCCATCCTGGGCCAGACACCTCTGCAATCCATCTCCGGTACTCGATGCGCCACGGACTTCGCCGAACTTCCATCTGTATTGATGGAGAGCTTTGCAACTGCGCCAGAGGTACTGCGCCTCTACGCGAGACACTGGAAGACCGACGAGCCTTTGTCTGAGAGTATGATGCAGAGTATGGAACTAGACCGCACTGCGCATGGGTCCATCTATGGTGCCGTTGAGAATGAAGCACAGATTCTCATGGCGCTCGTTGATCAGGCCTATCACTCGATCTCAGCCGAAGTCAGCTCGGCTGGCATTGATTCCACCGCCATCTATCATCGAGTCTTTTCTGAGTATTCCAGTCTGCCTGATCCAAACAATGTCAAACCGCGTACCTCTTGGCAGGGCTTCTTCGGCCACTTGTATGGCTACGGTGCCACGTACTACAGCTACATCTTTGACCGCGCAATCGCGAACAAACTTTGGCAGGACGTGTTCCAGTCTGGTCAAGCAGCAACTGATCGTGCTGCCGGAGAGCGATACAAACGTGAAGTCCTCCGCTGGGGGGGTGGCCGTAATGGCTGGCAATGTGTAGCCGGTGTCCTGGGAAGCAGCAACCCCTCTAATACCAACGGACGGCTGGCTGAAGGTGGGGACGAGGCCATGCGTGAGGTTGGTCGCTGGGGCCTCGGACGTGAGGGCGTGTCTGGATAA
- a CDS encoding DNA damage repair protein Mus42, putative — MGSRHEIKSSAVRKSIENHDFNDEAGEEYEASSFGGFGDYMRRKKMKLQNLDVEIRASAGDCPPIFRGIVAHVNGYTQPSLQDLHHLIVSHGGGFLQYLDGKTAATHIIASALTPKKREEFRRYRIVKPTWVTDSIKAGRLLPWDEFRIVDEGQAQRVLKFDDGRFISHMNSPRPGYKEQSRASWYSSQLRDMSITKAVIGSSSNPVTPSTRPKAPQMVSSTMPSQSSQSDYGDFPSFTMEKEDEVHEPQHQQETPASDITQSTMPHQAPNSDQVPTLPDPLVDLESTSPLDKKSLPKSALTSEEYNAKLLSDPRMQKSSVVNPEFLQQYYRESRLHHLSTWKADLKAQLQVATKENAQSQTSQKKPVPGSRRYILHVDFDFFFAAVSVRKHPELQGKPVAIAHGSGSSSEIASCNYPARARGVKNGMWMKAALQLCSDLKVLPYDFPAYEDASRKFYTSILAIDGTVQSVSIDEALIDVTNSCLEAGGSDGKAISEGSIYREQVKADEIAQNLRDSIKEKTGCAVSVGIGNNILLAKVSLKKAKPAGQFQLKPDAVLDFIGDLTVRDLPGVGSSMAIKLEELSVRFVKDIRDLPREKLISSLGPKTGNKLWEYARGIDRTEVGDQTTRKSVSAEVNWGIRFVNQDQADDFVHSLCEELNRRLMENLMKGKQLTLKVMRRSIDAPLQPVKHLGHGKCDTFNKSVALGVATNAPEVIGKEAISMLRSFNFSPGDLRGLGVQMTKLEPIKSGPSGPESSQRQLNFQKSPPRKKIILDADPDELESPQKDDSVRIQADPVLSDSAHKPLNISGSQFIMPTQADPKVLAELPTDIRSRLVQQAKPRQDSRSGSPCPLPREARQPAQANLPPQSQLDPDTLAALPEDVRQEVLEYYSHPATNTPAPLAPAVPESRPSTSSSLKPRRPVSPPKKRRGRPPKSAAIANKPKPKPLNQSSFGFVLPHPAAVSASLNEEAMSRQASPNFEEPVEASAEFLAALPEDIRQELLEEQNRSRMQQRLRATEPAKRPPSRAQEAPPAPITVEKLLSLPPLPKRPVFTSQRLSQLPDLRDAVGSWHEVFAADGPYGDDVSLLCKYLSSVTLQEKDMDKAVSVVRWLMWLVDDHSQQQGSKEPRGSRPEGTISWEEAIESIQYSVQIALEQRKLPPVDFS; from the exons ATGGGCTCCCGTCATGAGATTAAATCTAGTGCAGTGCGCAAAAGCATTGAAAATC ATGACTTCAATGATGAAGCAGGAGAGGAGTACGAGGCCTCTAGCTTCGGCGGGTTTGGTGACTACATGCGCCGAAAAAAAATGAAGTTACAGAATCTTGACGTGGAAATTCGAGCATCAGCTGGAGATTGCCCGCCAATTTTCCGGGGTATAGTTGCTCATGTCAATGGGTACACACAACCGTCCTTGCAAGACCTGCACCATCTGATTGTCAGCCATGGGGGTGGCTTTCTTCAATATCTAGATGGTAAGACTGCGGCTACTCACATCATCGCCAGTGCTTTGACACCCAAGAAGCGTGAAGAGTTCCGCCGCTACCGCATAGTGAAACCTACGTGGGTGACGGACAGTATCAAAGCAGGACGTCTCCTGCCCTGGGATGAATTTAGAATAGTAGATGAAGGTCAGGCACAGAGGGTACTCAAGTTTGATGATGGCCGGTTTATCAGCCATATGAATAGCCCTCGCCCAGGTTACAAAGAACAATCAAGGGCCAGTTGGTATAGCTCTCAGCTCCGAGATATGAGTATAACCAAAGCGGTTATTGGCTCTTCATCAAATCCTGTGACCCCGTCTACACGGCCCAAAGCCCCGCAGATGGTTTCATCAACCATGCCGAGCCAATCATCCCAGTCAGACTATGGTGACTTCCCTAGCTTCACTATGGAGAAAGAGGACGAAGTTCATGAACCTCAACATCAGCAAGAGACACCAGCCAGTGATATAACACAATCTACAATGCCACATCAAGCTCCCAATTCCGATCAAGTGCCCACTTTACCAGATCCATTGGTAGACCTCGAGTCAACCTCGCCTCTCGACAAAAAAAGTCTACCAAAATCCGCTTTGACTTCTGAAGAATACAACGCAAAGCTCCTTTCTGACCCAAGGATGCAGAAGTCCTCGGTTGTCAATCCAGAATTTCTGCAGCAGTATTATAGGGAGTCTCGCCTCCATCATTTGTCAACCTGGAAGGCGGATCTGAAAGCCCAACTGCAGGTTGCAACGAAGGAGAATGCACAGTCTCAGACATCACAAAAGAAACCTGTCCCTGGATCAAGACGGTACATTCTACATGTCGACttcgactttttttttgcagcTGTCTCAGTTCGAAAACATCCCGAGCTCCAAGGCAAGCCGGTTGCTATCGCCCACGGCTCTGGATCAAGCTCTGAGATTGCTAGTTGTAATTATCCTGCACGTGCTCGAGGTGTTAAGAATGGGATGTGGATGAAAGCTGCCTTGCAATTGTGCTCCGATCTCAAGGTCTTGCCGTATGATTTCCCTGCCTATGAAGATGCGAGTCGTAAGTTCTACACCTCGATACTTGCCATTGATGGTACCGTGCAAAGTGTCAGTATCGACGAGGCTTTGATTGATGTCACAAATTCGTGTCTAGAAGCTGGCGGCTCAGATGGAAAGGCTATTTCAGAAGGATCAATTTATCGTGAGCAAGTTAAAGCGGACGAAATTGCCCAAAATTTACGCGATtcaatcaaagagaagaCAGGGTGCGCAGTCTCTGTCGGAATTGGTAACAACATTCTGCTCGCAAAAGTGTCTCTCAAAAAAGCCAAGCCAGCTGGACAGTTTCAATTGAAGCCAGATGCTGTTCTGGACTTTATTGGAGACCTCACTGTTCGTGATCTTCCTGGAGTGGGCAGTAGCATGGCAATCAAACTCGAAGAGCTGAGTGTGAGATTTGTGAAAGACATCAGAGATCTCCCGAGAGAGAAACTGATATCCAGCCTGGGACCTAAAACTGGAAATAAATTATGGGAATATGCTCGCGGAATCGACCGAACAGAAGTCGGCGATCAAACCACGAGGAAATCTGTCTCGGCCGAGGTCAACTGGGGGATTCGATTTGTCAATCAGGACCAAGCAGATGACTTTGTGCATTCTCTATGCGAGGAGCTAAATCGAAGATTGATGGAAAATCTGATGAAGGGGAAACAACTTACTCTAAAAGTGATGCGTCGATCGATAGACGCTCCACTGCAACCGGTCAAGCATCTTGGTCATGGAAAGTGTGACACATTCAATAAGAGTGTCGCCCTTGGTGTTGCGACCAATGCACCAGAAGTCATTGGGAAAGAGGCGATATCGATGTTGAGAAGTTTCAACTTTTCACCTGGAGACTTGAGAGGTCTTGGTGTGCAAATGACCAAACTTGAACCAATCAAGTCTGGCCCTTCAGGCCCCGAGAGCAGCCAGCGACAACTCAACTTCCAGAAGTCTCCACCTCGCAAGAAAATCATTTTAGATGCAGACCCTGACGAGCTGGAGAGTCCGCAGAAAGATGACTCTGTTCGTATCCAAGCGGATCCAGTACTCAGCGATAGTGCCCATAAGCCACTCAACATCTCAGGGTCCCAGTTTATTATGCCCACTCAAGCAGATCCCAAAGTCCTTGCCGAGTTGCCCACGGATATCAGATCAAGGCTTGTGCAACAAGCAAAGCCGCGCCAGGATTCTCGCTCTGGTTCTCCATGTCCTCTCCCGCGTGAAGCACGACAACCTGCCCAAGCCAACCTTCCCCCGCAGTCCCAGCTGGACCCTGATACGTTGGCGGCATTGCCTGAAGATGTTCGTCAAGAAGTATTGGAATACTATAGTCACCCAGCCACTAACACCCCGGCGCCGCTCGCGCCGGCAGTACCAGAGTCGCGTCCATCAACATCTAGTTCTCTCAAGCCGAGAAGGCCAGTCTCACCACCCAAAAAGAGGCGTGGCCGCCCACCAAAGTCGGCAGCGATTGCGAACAAGCCTAAGCCCAAGCCTCTGAATCAATCAAGCTTTGGATTCGTTCTTCCTCACCCTGCAGCCGTATCTGCTAGTCTCAATGAAGAGGCTATGTCTAGACAAGCGTCACCAAATTTCGAAGAGCCCGTCGAAGCTTCAGCCGAATTTCTTGCTGCTCTGCCTGAAGACATCAGACAGGAACtccttgaagaacaaaaCCGCTCCCGTATGCAACAGCGCTTGCGAGCTACTGAACCCGCAAAAAGACCTCCGTCTCGGGCACAGGAGGCTCCCCCTGCACCAATCACCGTAGAGAAACTTCTATCTCTACCGCCTCTCCCCAAGCGTCCCGTGTTTACGTCACAGCGCCTTTCCCAGTTACCAGATCTGCGAGATGCTGTTGGCTCATGGCATGAAGTCTTTGCGGCTGATGGCCCTTATGGTGATGATGTTAGTTTGTTATGTAAATATTTGTCCAGTGTGACATTGCAAGAGAAGGATATGGACAAAGCTGTTTCAGTGGTACGTTGGTTGATGTGGTTGGTCGATGATCATTCGCAGCAGCAGGGGTCTAAAGAGCCACGAGGATCCCGGCCCGAGGGAACTATAAGCTGGGAAGAAGCTATAGAGAGCATACAGTACAGTGTTCAGATAGCTCTAGAGCAGAGAAAGCTCCCTCCGGTGGACTTTTCGTAA
- a CDS encoding FK506-binding protein 4: MSAVQPVAVYALRVPPGAMVQAVPNAAASFRITMAAIDPDEAPEYEDDQDSSKPSRSTLKIVRAPPGLDLDEDDEDDEDYSDGDEEDSDEEESNGGPSDKEKARKLKAAAALKDLEDAMEEDDEEEDDDEDFDLKAAISKLIKGKGPALDDEDSESEEGLELDENVLCTLSPSQNYQQPLDITVCEGEPVFFKVTGNHTVFLTGNYVIGPDESHDHDHEDEDEDDYDLSPDEDELDMDDLMAMQDDESDDLDDIEDPRITEVESEEEAPKLVESKKGKNKRAAEEEVTLDDLMAKANKAKSTKSEEPTLTKAQQKKLKKNNGDAAAVEPKEAKKDAKKDAKKDAKKDAKKEEKKDDKKEAKTDKKVQFAKNLEQGPTPSGDKPTGTLGVKEIRGVKLDDKKLGKGVAAKSGNTVAMRYIGKLEDGKVFDSNKKGKPFTFKLGRGEVIKGWDIGIAGMAVGGERRISIPPSLAYGKKALPGIPANSKLIFDVKLLEIK; this comes from the exons ATGTCTGCCGTTCAGCCTGTCGCAGTCTATGCGCTCCGGGTTCCGCCTGGTGCCATGGTTCAAGCAGTCCCCAACGCTGCTGCTTCG TTCCGCATCACTATGGCCGCTATCGATCCCGATGAGGCCCCAGAGTACGAGGATGACCAGGACTCAAGCAAGCCTTCCCGCTCCACTCTGAAGATTGTTCGCGCTCCTCCCGGTCTTGACCtcgacgaggatgatgaggatgatgaagactACAGTGATGGGGACGAGGAGGATTCCGATGAGGAGGAGTCCAACGGTGGCCCTAGCGATAAGGAGAAGGCCCGCAAGCTCAAGGCAGCTGCTGCCCTCAAGGACCTCGAGGACGCcatggaggaagatgatgaggaggaggatgatgatgaggatttCGACCTGAAAGCTGCTATCTCTAAGCTCATCAAGGGTAAGGGCCCCGCCCTTGACGATGAGGACTCCGAGTCCGAGGAGGGCCTGGAGCTTGATGAGAATGTTCTTTGCACTCTCAGCCCTAGCCAG AACTACCAACAGCCTCTGGATATCACTGTCTGCGAGGGTGAGCCCGTGTTCTTCAAGGTCACCGGTAACCACACCGTCTTCCTGACCGGGAACTACGTCATTGGTCCCGATGAGAGTCACGACCATGACCAcgaagatgaggacgaggatgacTACGACCTTTCTCCCGAtgaggatgagcttgacATGGATGACCTCATGGCTATGCAAGATGATGAGAGCGATGACCTTGATGACATTGAGGACCCCAGAATCACTGAGGTCGAGAGTGAGGAGGAGGCCCCTAAGCTTGTTGAGTCTAAGAAGGGCAAGAACAAGCGTGCCGCAGAGGAGGAAGTCACTCTCGATGATCTGATGGCCAAGGCCAACAAGGCCAAGTCTACCAAGTCTGAGGAGCCCACCTTGACCAAGGCCCAGCAGAAGAAGCTCAAGAAGAACAACGGCGATGCCGCCGCTGTTGAGCCTAAGGAGGCCAAGAAGGATGCTAAGAAGGATGCTAAGAAGGATGCTAAGAAGGATGctaagaaggaagagaagaaggatgaCAAGAAGGAGGCCAAGACCGACAAGAAGGTCCAGTTCGCCAAGAACCTCGAGCAGGGCCCTACTCCCTCCGGCGACAAGCCCACTGGCACCCTCGGCGTTAAGGAGATCCGTGGAGTCAAGCTTGATGACAAGAAGCTTGGAAAGGGTGTTGCTGCCAAGAGCGGTAACACCGTCGCCATGCGCTATATCGGCAAGCTCGAGGACGGCAAGGTTTTCGACTCTAACAAGAAGGGCAAGCCTTTCACCTTCAAACTCGGAAGGGGCGAGGTCATCAAGGGTTGGGACATCGGTATCGCGGGCATGGCTGTCGGTGGTGAGCGTCGCATCTCCATCCCTCCTTCTCTCGCATACGGCAAGAAGGCCCTTCCCGGCATCCCCGCCAACTCTAAGCTCATCTTCGACGTTAAGCTCCTCGAAATCAAGTAA